In Macadamia integrifolia cultivar HAES 741 chromosome 12, SCU_Mint_v3, whole genome shotgun sequence, the following are encoded in one genomic region:
- the LOC122057065 gene encoding serine/threonine-protein phosphatase 4 regulatory subunit 2-like: MVKSSASSEDEKEMAEEDRLKRANEFESFSSSDDEVSPARSIFCLKKNVSLEKYDQLEDCYILEFDPFEKLSLKDDDDDDDYDDDEEEKEEEPSVTVHRSQVRKPQTSKHLIDCVVKEEIGSAPSSEDEDSSIGSIFCLKKNVSTKEFDEVEDCYILEFDPFESIDLSGKLSLKDDDDDAEVELSVIAQRGKVACVDFPHSRHLCAKFPFYKTPHEDYCEQCYCYVCDSAAPCKYWKSPGGHCNATDHDEWWENLRRQNVPAPAFIPN, from the exons ATGGTCAAGTCTTCCGCTTCTTCAGAGGATGAAAAAGAAATGGCCGAAGAAGATCGGTTGAAAAGGGCTAACGAATTCGAGTCATTTTCTTCTTCGGATGATGAAGTCTCCCCTGCCCGATCAATTTTCTGTCTCAAGAAGAATGTCTCATTGGAAAAGTACGACCAACTGGAGGACTGCTACATCTTGGAATTTGATCCATTTGAAAAGCTTTCCCtcaaggatgatgatgatgatgatgattacgatgatgatgaagaagaaaaagaagaagaaccctcTGTCACGGTTCATCGAAGCCAG GTGCGCAAACCTCAAACCTCAAAACACTTAATTGATTGTGTGGTCAAAGAGGAGATCGGTTCAGCCCCTTCCTCAGAGGATGAAGATTCCTCTATCGGCTCAATTTTCTGtctgaagaagaatgtctcCACCAAAGAGTTCGACGAAGTGGAGGACTGTTACATTTTGGAATTCGATCCATTTGAATCCATTGATCTATCTGGCAAGCTCTCCCtcaaggatgatgatgatgatgctgaaGTAGAGCTCTCTGTCATAGCTCAACGAGGAAAG GTGGCTTGTGTAGATTTTCCCCATTCAAGGCATCTCTGTGCGAAATTTCCCTTCTACAAAACTCCTCATGAGGATTACTGTGAACAG TGCTACTGTTATGTATGTGATTCAGCTGCCCCTTGCAAATACTGGAAGAGTCCAGGAGGACATTGTAATGCAACAGACCATGATGAGTGGTGGGAGAACCTGAGAAGACAGAATGTACCAGCGCCCGCTTTCATACCGAACTGA
- the LOC122057066 gene encoding uncharacterized protein LOC122057066 isoform X1, with translation MAKTDGVLRVNEIKSSSFLEIEDESPIRSILCLKKNVSMEEFDQVEDCFILDFDPFEPSELSEKLSLKDDNSKELSVIFQRGKVACRDYPHSRHLCAKYPFNKTPHEDYCEQCFCYVCDTIAPCKSWKKPGGGHCDATEHEELWKYLRRQNKPVPPPPNTLKAAVSS, from the exons ATGGCGAAAACAGATGGGGTTTTAAGGGTTAACGAGATAAAGTCGTCATCTTTTTTAGAAATTGAAGACGAGTCCCCTATCAGATCAATTTTATGTTTGAAGAAGAATGTTTCCATGGAGGAGTTTGATCAAGTGGAGGACTGCTTCATCTTGGATTTTGATCCATTTGAACCCTCTGAACTATCTGAGAAACTCTCCCTCAAGGACGACAATTCTAAAGAGCTCTCTGTCATATTTCAACGAGGCAAG GTGGCATGTAGAGATTATCCCCATTCAAGGCATCTCTGTGCGAAATATCCCTTCAACAAAACTCCTCACGAGGATTACTGTGAACAG TGCTTCTGTTATGTATGTGATACAATTGCCCCTTGCAAATCCTGGAAGAAACCAGGAGGAGGACATTGTGATGCAACAGAGCACGAAGAGCTGTGGAAATACCTGAGGAGACAGAATAAACCAGTGCCGCCACCGCCAAATACTCTTAAAGCTGCTGTGTCATCTTAG
- the LOC122057066 gene encoding uncharacterized protein LOC122057066 isoform X2, with amino-acid sequence MFPWRSLIKWRTASSWILIHLNPLNYLRNSPSRTTILKSSLSYFNEARCWQVACRDYPHSRHLCAKYPFNKTPHEDYCEQCFCYVCDTIAPCKSWKKPGGGHCDATEHEELWKYLRRQNKPVPPPPNTLKAAVSS; translated from the exons ATGTTTCCATGGAGGAGTTTGATCAAGTGGAGGACTGCTTCATCTTGGATTTTGATCCATTTGAACCCTCTGAACTATCTGAGAAACTCTCCCTCAAGGACGACAATTCTAAAGAGCTCTCTGTCATATTTCAACGAGGCAAG ATGTTGGCAGGTGGCATGTAGAGATTATCCCCATTCAAGGCATCTCTGTGCGAAATATCCCTTCAACAAAACTCCTCACGAGGATTACTGTGAACAG TGCTTCTGTTATGTATGTGATACAATTGCCCCTTGCAAATCCTGGAAGAAACCAGGAGGAGGACATTGTGATGCAACAGAGCACGAAGAGCTGTGGAAATACCTGAGGAGACAGAATAAACCAGTGCCGCCACCGCCAAATACTCTTAAAGCTGCTGTGTCATCTTAG
- the LOC122057106 gene encoding G-type lectin S-receptor-like serine/threonine-protein kinase At4g03230 → METEIRKRGTRRITRSMIHYSHMIIYGTLLLLSCSSLMLCSAGGIGKMKTVKRVIHDGETIVSKGKIFEFGFFTPDGAKHENRYVGIWYYGLPKTSTTVVWVANREKPIPNTKGSIIIREDVNLEVLDELGKIHWSTEFSIFRNPLNPSYTSRNPAIGNTSEILTDSGNLILNTYDGDDMPVWESFREYSNTFLPGMGNISKAIQSWRNEYDPSPGSFTFQFDKSRYIIKNGSNTYWKSQSSIIDFANPHEIPSGVEAVLSDRIGHPDYNNTRIVMHPSGQIRVYNLSDLIWYVPSDNCSIYNACGPYGICNNSSTNLQCKCLKGFKPKSPADWDSGEFSAGCININKFSLDCKYDDNKFLSLILIKVENPDSTIAGVKGMDGCKRECLDHCCHAFSLQNSNHCLLWISDELQDLQETLSKVGHEIYVRVASSNFTMGTVAGSNFTMGPHKLNNNNLSTALIVVITIAAVVIVFSSIYCWRIIMRWRKMTKRKAYMESNQETSAFPYDGDAQHANDKSMDVPFFDFESIVAATQDFSNLNKLGQGGFGPVYKGKLMGGQEIAVKRLSKNSGQGLDEFKNEVLLIAKLQHRNLVKLLGYSIKGDEKILLYEYMPNRSLDSFIFDQSRCSLLNWEKRFNIIMGIARGLLYLHQDSRLRIIHRDLKTSNILLDEEMNPKISDFGLARIFGGNQNEENTNRVVGTYGYMSPEYALNGIFSVKSDVFSFGVMLLEIISGKKNMGFPSEHSLNLLGYAWELWKKDKVLAFMDKSVSESYIACEVSKCVNVGLLCVQEEANDRPTMSNVIFMLGSETTTLPTPKEPAFIAKKYCPSTTASSSSRPEIYSINELTITEEQGR, encoded by the exons ATGGaaacagaaataagaaaaagaggaacAAGAAGAATCACAAGATCGATGATCCATTACTCCCATATGATCATCTACGGTACTCTCCTCCTTCTATCATGTTCTTCTCTTATGTTATGCTCAGCCGGAGGAATAGGCAAGATGAAAACTGTGAAGCGGGTGATCCATGATGGAGAAACTATAGTTTCCAAGGGAAAAATATTCGAATTTGGCTTCTTCACACCTGATGGTGCTAAACATGAAAATCGATATGTTGGAATATGGTACTACGGATTACCTAAAACCTCAACAACAGTGGTGTGGGTTGCCAACAGAGAGAAACCAATCCCAAATACAAAAG GATCTATAATCATCAGGGAAGATGTAAATCTGGAAGTTTTGGATGAACTGGGAAAAATCCATTGGTCGACGGAGTTTTCCATTTTTCGAAACCCATTGAACCCAAGTTACACTTCTCGAAACCCAGCGATAGGAAACACAAGTGAAATACTTACGGATTCCGGGAATCTCATCTTGAATACGTATGATGGAGATGATATGCCAGTATGGGAGAGCTTCCGAGAGTATTCCAACACATTCCTACCTGGTATGGGGAATATAAGCAAG gcAATCCAATCATGGAGGAATGAGTATGATCCATCTCCTGGATCTTTTACTTTTCAGTTTGACAAATCAAGATATATAATCAAGAATGGATCAAACACATATTGGAAAAGTCAATCATCTATCATTGATTTCGCCAATCCTCATGAGATCCCCAGTGGTGTTGAAGCAGTATTATCAGATCGGATAGGTCATCCCGACTATAACAACACAAGAATAGTGATGCATCCATCAGGTCAAATCAGAGTTTATAACCTGTCTGATCTAATATGGTATGTACCAAGTGATAATTGTAGCATCTACAATGCGTGTGGTCCATATGGTATTTGCAATAATAGCAGCACCAACCTACAATGTAAATGCTTGAAGGGTTTCAAGCCCAAGTCACCGGCGGATTGGGATTCCGGTGAGTTTTCAGCAGGGTGCATTAATATTAATAAATTTTCACTGGATTGTAAATATGATGACAACAAGTTCTTATCCTTAATTCTGATTAAAGTGGAGAACCCTGACAGTACTATTGCGGGTGTCAAGGGTATGGATGGATGTAAAAGAGAATGCCTTGATCATTGCTGCCATGCTTTCTCCCTTCAAAATAGTAATCACTGCCTATTGTGGATAAGTGATGAGCTACAGGACCTCCAAGAGACTCTCTCCAAAGTGGGTCACGAAATTTATGTCCGGGTTGCAAGTTCTAATTTTACGATGGGTACGGTTGCAGGTTCTAATTTTACGATGG GTCCTCATAAGCTAAATAACAATAATTTATCAACAGCTTTGATCGTAGTGATAACCATTGCAGCAGTGGtaattgttttctctagtatCTATTGTTGGAGAATAATAATGAGATGGAGAAAGATGACCAAAAGAAAAG CTTATATGGAAAGTAATCAAGAAACGTCAGCTTTTCCTTATGATGGGGATGCCCAACATGCCAATGACAAGAGTATGGATGTACCATTTTTCGATTTTGAAAGCATAGTGGCTGCTACTCAGGACTTCTCCAACTTAAATAAGCTTGGACAAGGAGGATTTGGACCTGTCTAcaag GGAAAATTAATGGGAGGACAAGAAATAGCAGTGAAGAGGCTTTCAAAGAATTCTGGACAAGGTCTAGATGAATTCAAAAATGAAGTCTTATTGATTGCAAAACTTCAGCACAGGAATCTTGTTAAACTTCTAGGCTATTCTATTAAAGGAGATGAAAAAATTCTACTTTATGAATACATGCCCAACAGAAGCTTGGACTCTTTCATCTTTG ATCAATCAAGATGCTCATTATTGAACTGGGAAAAGCGCTTCAACATTATAATGGGAATTGCTCGAGGACTTCTTTACCTTCATCAAGACTCCAGGTTGAGGATTATTCACAGAGATTTAAAAACTAGTAACATCCTCTTAGATGAGGAGATGAACCCTAAAATTTCAGACTTTGGCTTAGCGAGGATTTTTGGAGGAAaccaaaatgaagaaaatactaATAGAGTAGTTGGGACATA TGGATATATGTCACCTGAGTATGCATTAAATGGGATTTTCTCAGTTAAATCTGATGTCTTCAGCTTTGGGGTTATGCTACTTGAGATTATTAGTGGAAAGAAGAACATGGGCTTTCCATCTGAACACTCTTTGAATCTTCTAGGATAT GCATGGGAATTGTGGAAAAAAGACAAAGTGTTGGCTTTCATGGACAAATCAGTAAGTGAATCATATATTGCATGTGAAGTTTCAAAGTGCGTCAATGTTGGACTCCTATGCGTACAAGAAGAAGCAAATGATAGACCAACCATGTCGAATGTAATTTTCATGCTAGGTAGTGAGACTACAACTCTTCCAACTCCCAAAGAACCAGCTTTTATTGCAAAGAAGTATTGTCCATCTACCACAGCTTCTTCATCCAGTAGACCAGAAATATATTCTATTAATGAGCTAACAATTACTGAGGAACAAGGTCGATAG